A window of Chloroflexota bacterium genomic DNA:
ATTCCCGAGACTCAGGCTGCGCGACGCGACCCCGCTGGTCCTCCTCGCGATCTTCGTCGTCGCGCCGCAGGTCGGCTTCGCGGCGGCCACGGCGACCCTCCGTGACTCGGAGGCCCGGATCTTCCAGCCCGCGACGTCCGATGCCGGCGCGCCGTTCCCAACATTCGCCGCGGCGTCGCCGGCCGCGTCCGCCGCTCCCGGCGCGACCGCGAGCCCGTCAGCGGGACCCTCCCGCCTCACCGTGCTCCTGCTTGGGATGGACTCCGGCGTCGGGCGGACGACCGCACTCACGGACACGATGATCGTCGCGTCGCTCGACCGGGTCGCGAGGACCGTGACGATGGTCTCCGTGCCGCGCGACATGGTGAATGTCCCGCTCGCCCGCGGCGGATCGTTCTATCCCAAGATCAATGGTCTCGTCTCGTACGTCGCCTATCACCCGGACGAGTTCCCGGGCTACGGCGGGAACGGGCAGGCCGTCCTCGCCGGCGCCCTCGGGACGCTCCTCGGCGTCCACATCGACTACTACGCCCAGGTGAACCTCGGCGGCTTCGTCGCTCTCGTCGACAGCGTCGGCGGCGTCGACGTCGACGTCGACCACGCCCTGTGCGATCCGACCTACGACGAGTACGGGTACGTCCGCTCGTACTTCAGCATCGGCGCCGGCCACCATCACCTCAACGGTGACGCGGCGCTCGCGTTCGCCCGGATCCGCAAGTCCGCTGGTGAGAGCGACTTCACGCGCGCCGCCCGGCAGCAGCAGATCCTCGTCGCCCTCCGCGACCGGATCGTCCACGGCGGCTTCCTCGACGACCCGCTCGGGTTCCTCCGCGCCATTGGCGACACGATCCAGACGAACATCCCGCCGAGCCTCCTGCCCGACCTCGCGCCGTTCGTCTCGGGGATCGATCGATCGCGGGTTTACGAGACCGTCATCAGGTATCCGCTCGTCCATCCGACCGTCGTCGCGGACCCGCGCGGCTCGATCCAGATCCCGGACGTGGCGGCGATCGCACGGCTCGGCGTCTCGCTGTACACCGCGCCCGGGGTCATGCCGGATCCGGCGTTCGTCATCCCGCCGCCGACGACGACGGCGGCGGGACCACCGGCGGCCGCGCCGACCTGCTACGCGCCGCAACCGACACCGAAGCCGACGCCGCGCCCGACACCCGTCGCCAGCGGCAGCCCCGCCGCCAGCGGCAGCCCCGCCGCCAGCGGCAGCCCCGCCGCCAGCGGCAGCCCGGGCCCGAGTGCCTCGCCCGCGGCCTCCGCGTCCCTGACGGGCGCCGGAGCGACCGCGTCGCCGCCGTGAGCATCCGTGGCGTGAGCACCCGTGCCCGCGAGGCGACCTGCTACCCTAGCGACGTCCCTTGACAGCCGGTCCCGTGAGGCCGGCGGACCGGTCCCGTGAGGCCGGGAAGGAGGCTCGTCCGATGTCCGCGGCCGCCCTCGGCACCTCGGTCCGGTGTCCGCCGGTCGACGGTCCCACGTTTCCGCCCGAGCCCGCCATCCCGTCCCCGATCGCGTGATCGCACCGCCGCGCGCCCGATCGGGCGCCATCGTGGACCCCCGGATCGGCGACCACGGCCCGGCCCTCCTCGCCCTCGAAGACGGCACCGTCTTCGAGGGGATCGCATTCGGCGCCCCGTCCTCGGCCGGCGGGGATCTCGTCGTCAACACGAGCCAGACGGGCTATCAGGAAGTCTGCACGGACCCCTCCTACGCCGGTCAGATCGTCGTCATGACGTACCCCCTCATCGGCAACTATGGTCGGCTCGTCGATGACGATCAGAGCGCCCGCCCGTGGCTCCGCGCCCTCGTCGTGGCGAACGCGACCGCCGCGGTCCTCGACGACGCCCGCCAGCTCGCGACGCTCCTCCGCGAGACGGGCGTCCCGGCGATCGCCGGGGTCGACACCCGGGCGCTCGCCCGGCACCTGCGCGCCCACGGCTCGCTCCGCGCGGTCGTCACCGCGCCGACGATGGTCGACGCCGCTGCCGCACGGTCGGCCGCGGCGGCCGTGCCACGTTGGGAGGACGAGGACTTCGTGGCGGCGGTCTCGCCGGCCGAGATCCGCGAGCTCGGCGCGCCGGGGGAGGGCGGCCCGCTCATCGGGCTCGTCGACTACGGCTCGAAGGCGAACATCGCCCGCTCGCTCCGGCGGCGCGGGGTGCGCGTGCGGTTCCTTCCGCACACGATCGACCCGGAGGCCGCCCTCGCCCATGACATCGACGGGCTCGTGCTGTCGCCGGGCCCCGGCGATCCCGCTCGCCTGCATGGACCGGTCGCCCTGGCCCGGGCGGCGATCGCCGACGGCCGGCCGCTCCTCGGGATCTGCCTCGGCCATCAGATCGTCGCCCGGGCGGCCGGCGCGGAGACGCGGCGGCTCCGATTCGGCCACCACGGGGCGAACCACCCGGTCCGCGACATCGACCTGGGCCTGGTCCAGGTCACCGCCCAGAACCATGAGGTGACCGTGGACGGCGCGACGCTCCCGCCGGGCAGCGGCTTCCACGTGAGCCAGACCAACCTCAACGACGGGTCCGTGGAGGGCCTCCGGCACCGCGAGCTGCCGATCGAGACGGTCCAGTACCACCCGGAGGGAGCGCCGGGACCGCTCGACGCGCTGGCGGTCTTCGATCGCTTCGTCGCCGCGGCGACCCTCCACCTGGCCGCGAGAGGTACGGGCGCCGCGAGGGGTGCGGACGCCGGATGACGAGACCCGCCTCCGTCCTCATCCTCGGCTCCGGGCCGGTCGTCATCGGCCAGGCGGCCGAGTTCGACTATGCCGGGACGCAGGCCTGCCGGGCGCTCCGCGCCGAGGGCGTCCGGACGATCCTCGTCAACAGCAACCCGGCGACGATCATGACGGACCCCTCCGTCGCCGATGTCATCTATCTCGAGCCGCTCACCGTGGAGGTCGTGGAGGCGATCATCGCCCGCGAGCGGCCGGAGGGCCTCCTCGCCGGGCTCGGCGGTCAGACCGCGCTCAACCTCGCAGTGGCCCTCGCCCGGGCCGGCGTCTTCGAACGGCATCCGATCCGTCTCCTCGGCACGCC
This region includes:
- a CDS encoding LCP family protein; translated protein: MTDLPNPTPPRPDAPVGARARYGAAIASSLIPGLGHLIVGRRRAGVVFIAPLLVGLIGLAIVVATQPIVRSAAYLADPAVIGTILVVELLVLAWRILAVGTVLLDPRFPRLRLRDATPLVLLAIFVVAPQVGFAAATATLRDSEARIFQPATSDAGAPFPTFAAASPAASAAPGATASPSAGPSRLTVLLLGMDSGVGRTTALTDTMIVASLDRVARTVTMVSVPRDMVNVPLARGGSFYPKINGLVSYVAYHPDEFPGYGGNGQAVLAGALGTLLGVHIDYYAQVNLGGFVALVDSVGGVDVDVDHALCDPTYDEYGYVRSYFSIGAGHHHLNGDAALAFARIRKSAGESDFTRAARQQQILVALRDRIVHGGFLDDPLGFLRAIGDTIQTNIPPSLLPDLAPFVSGIDRSRVYETVIRYPLVHPTVVADPRGSIQIPDVAAIARLGVSLYTAPGVMPDPAFVIPPPTTTAAGPPAAAPTCYAPQPTPKPTPRPTPVASGSPAASGSPAASGSPAASGSPGPSASPAASASLTGAGATASPP
- the carA gene encoding glutamine-hydrolyzing carbamoyl-phosphate synthase small subunit, encoding MGDHGPALLALEDGTVFEGIAFGAPSSAGGDLVVNTSQTGYQEVCTDPSYAGQIVVMTYPLIGNYGRLVDDDQSARPWLRALVVANATAAVLDDARQLATLLRETGVPAIAGVDTRALARHLRAHGSLRAVVTAPTMVDAAAARSAAAAVPRWEDEDFVAAVSPAEIRELGAPGEGGPLIGLVDYGSKANIARSLRRRGVRVRFLPHTIDPEAALAHDIDGLVLSPGPGDPARLHGPVALARAAIADGRPLLGICLGHQIVARAAGAETRRLRFGHHGANHPVRDIDLGLVQVTAQNHEVTVDGATLPPGSGFHVSQTNLNDGSVEGLRHRELPIETVQYHPEGAPGPLDALAVFDRFVAAATLHLAARGTGAARGADAG